In uncultured Fibrobacter sp., a genomic segment contains:
- a CDS encoding InlB B-repeat-containing protein, whose translation MSSRFLFSISAALLAGTAATAATITPVVPIQSDGCYQISTAEELYGFAEIVNGNDSIPGNSAVCGELLNDIVVNENVLDESGRLNRNSAKTFVPWIPLVGFSGTFNGNGHVISGLYSATKSGLFESISSWDSVVVVKNLGIVDSYFSPSSAAGVLTNNIYGKAEVRITNFYTLSTIETPRAYLDMGAITGYLDERAHLTVTNCYNAGLFVDSDNDFYSSFFDKWDAFSTYPYVKISNSYTLKRKGIRYVTYGALTDSAAFSNGAVAYALREGEDGSIWGQIVGKDKYPGFSGRLVNTATARYNVTFHTFEGDTASYFDSYISGFNVALPEKVEQENMYFGGWYRSAEFSGTPDTIISDTTKGDLEYWAKMNRRYKITYHADGAVFSLYRQECILDDYVPMEENTDCYISGKGTVLYKWLGRDSSIFLEWYDNEELTGNPVDSVGPDETGDKDFYAKWFDLKRPPIDPADSCYEISDVAELFGFSALVNGEFAEGEKRLDDVCGKLTQDIVVNKNVLKEDGTLDSAREEEFFPWNTINLYNGFFDGQGHTISGLYVNEAIFSAYAPEPYDYTKVTIRNLKVKDTFVYGYHFAAGIISSYSGYRPLMEIDNTHFDGAIYVDEYAAHVGGLVSYADYVLIIKNSSHRGIISIPDGGYAGGLVGYSDEYMVLLQNSNEGRIEGGDEVGGLVGEISGQFFIANNYNAADIVCNKCLANGLIGGYFSGIGQSFVLNNYSSGLVSGSSGVWLKNYNVTFENNYYLTGTSFIDGIGTEVEALDFANGTVATALYNYVQNDAAGIEIVGGATGDKWIQGSKYPIFFENETRSVIRLREYDVPTNALLYTPGQTLPLPTPTAKGYDFLGWYYDSNLITEIPATASGYFVITPKWQKHVSSSSIASSSSVAPPGPANTSSSVAASSSSEEKISSSSPEVNSSSAMSSSSVKSSSSRAKSSSSVKSSSSSAKAKSSSSKAKSSSSKAKSSSSKAKSSSSKGKDAIAAAGQLPQFSLAAVGRSIQVSGARVGSVYAVFDMQGRVIANGHVNATDFSVHMDRSATYLMRIGNQTQRVKVGSRQ comes from the coding sequence ATGTCTTCAAGATTTTTGTTTTCTATTTCTGCGGCACTTCTTGCCGGAACCGCTGCCACCGCAGCGACTATTACTCCTGTAGTGCCGATTCAGTCAGATGGCTGTTACCAGATTTCGACAGCGGAGGAACTCTACGGTTTTGCCGAAATTGTAAACGGGAATGACAGTATTCCTGGGAATAGTGCTGTTTGCGGCGAACTCCTGAATGATATCGTTGTAAATGAGAACGTGCTGGATGAATCGGGGAGGCTCAATCGCAATAGCGCCAAGACTTTTGTTCCATGGATACCGTTAGTTGGATTCTCGGGAACGTTCAATGGCAACGGGCATGTCATCTCAGGACTATATTCCGCCACAAAATCTGGACTTTTTGAATCGATCTCTTCGTGGGATTCTGTTGTCGTCGTGAAGAACTTAGGAATTGTTGATTCTTATTTCTCGCCTTCATCCGCTGCCGGGGTCCTTACCAATAATATTTATGGGAAGGCAGAAGTCCGGATAACCAATTTCTACACATTGTCTACCATTGAGACTCCAAGGGCTTATCTAGATATGGGGGCTATCACGGGTTATTTAGACGAAAGAGCGCATTTGACCGTGACAAACTGCTATAACGCGGGATTATTTGTCGATAGTGACAATGATTTTTATTCAAGTTTTTTTGATAAATGGGACGCGTTTTCAACTTATCCATATGTTAAAATAAGCAACTCCTACACACTGAAGCGAAAAGGTATTCGCTATGTTACTTATGGAGCTTTAACGGATTCTGCCGCTTTTAGTAACGGGGCGGTTGCGTACGCCTTGCGTGAAGGAGAGGACGGTTCCATTTGGGGGCAGATCGTAGGTAAGGATAAATATCCGGGTTTTTCTGGCCGTCTCGTAAATACTGCGACGGCTAGGTACAATGTTACGTTCCATACTTTTGAGGGTGATACGGCCTCCTATTTCGATAGCTATATCTCTGGATTCAACGTTGCTCTCCCCGAAAAAGTCGAGCAAGAAAATATGTACTTTGGCGGTTGGTACAGGAGTGCTGAATTCAGCGGAACGCCTGACACGATTATTTCTGACACAACAAAAGGGGATCTTGAATACTGGGCGAAGATGAATAGACGCTATAAGATAACCTATCATGCCGACGGTGCCGTTTTTTCATTGTATCGTCAAGAGTGTATTCTGGACGATTATGTGCCCATGGAAGAAAATACGGATTGCTACATAAGCGGAAAAGGAACGGTGCTTTATAAATGGCTTGGTCGTGACAGCAGTATCTTCTTGGAATGGTACGACAACGAGGAACTGACGGGAAATCCGGTTGATTCTGTGGGGCCGGATGAAACGGGCGACAAGGATTTCTATGCCAAGTGGTTCGACCTCAAGAGGCCGCCGATAGACCCTGCGGACAGTTGCTACGAAATTTCGGATGTGGCGGAACTCTTCGGTTTTTCCGCACTTGTGAACGGGGAGTTTGCCGAGGGGGAAAAACGTCTAGATGACGTCTGTGGTAAACTTACGCAGGATATTGTTGTGAACAAGAATGTCTTGAAGGAAGACGGAACACTCGACAGCGCAAGAGAGGAGGAATTTTTCCCATGGAATACTATAAATCTTTATAATGGCTTTTTCGATGGGCAAGGGCATACGATTTCCGGGCTCTATGTGAATGAAGCGATATTTAGTGCGTATGCGCCTGAGCCTTATGATTATACCAAAGTTACCATTCGCAATTTAAAAGTCAAGGATACTTTCGTTTATGGTTATCATTTTGCTGCCGGAATTATTAGTTCTTATAGCGGTTATCGCCCTTTGATGGAAATAGATAACACGCATTTTGATGGCGCTATTTACGTAGATGAATACGCGGCCCATGTTGGTGGTCTGGTCTCGTATGCCGATTATGTATTGATTATAAAAAATAGTAGCCATCGTGGGATAATTTCTATTCCTGATGGGGGTTATGCCGGAGGCCTTGTGGGATACTCTGATGAGTATATGGTTCTTTTGCAGAATTCCAATGAAGGACGCATTGAAGGTGGTGATGAAGTGGGTGGCTTGGTAGGGGAAATCTCAGGGCAATTCTTTATTGCGAACAACTACAATGCTGCCGACATTGTTTGTAATAAATGTCTTGCGAATGGTTTGATTGGGGGCTATTTTTCTGGAATTGGCCAATCATTTGTCCTTAATAATTATAGCAGTGGTTTGGTTAGTGGTTCTAGTGGTGTGTGGCTAAAGAATTATAACGTGACTTTTGAAAACAACTACTATTTGACAGGGACGAGCTTTATAGACGGCATCGGGACAGAGGTCGAAGCCTTGGATTTTGCTAATGGGACCGTGGCTACGGCGTTGTACAATTATGTCCAGAATGATGCTGCCGGTATAGAAATTGTGGGTGGTGCTACGGGCGATAAATGGATTCAAGGTAGCAAATACCCTATTTTCTTTGAAAATGAAACGCGCAGTGTTATACGGTTGCGCGAATATGATGTGCCAACGAATGCTCTTTTATATACGCCAGGTCAGACGCTGCCTTTGCCAACTCCTACTGCAAAAGGTTACGATTTTTTGGGTTGGTATTATGACTCTAATCTGATAACTGAAATCCCTGCGACGGCATCTGGGTATTTTGTTATTACGCCGAAATGGCAAAAACACGTGAGTAGTTCCAGTATTGCATCCAGCAGTTCCGTGGCGCCGCCCGGTCCCGCCAATACGAGTTCTAGCGTTGCGGCATCTTCGAGCAGCGAGGAAAAAATCAGTTCCAGCTCTCCGGAAGTCAATTCCAGCTCCGCTATGTCCAGCAGTTCTGTGAAATCTAGTTCCAGCAGAGCCAAGTCTTCTAGCAGCGTCAAGTCGAGCAGTTCTTCTGCAAAGGCGAAGTCCAGTAGTAGCAAGGCTAAGTCTAGCAGCAGTAAGGCGAAGTCTAGTTCCAGCAAGGCGAAGTCCAGCTCTAGCAAGGGCAAGGACGCCATTGCCGCCGCCGGCCAGCTGCCGCAGTTCTCGCTTGCCGCTGTCGGCCGCAGCATCCAGGTGTCCGGTGCCCGCGTGGGTTCTGTCTACGCCGTGTTCGACATGCAGGGCCGCGTGATTGCCAACGGCCATGTAAATGCCACGGATTTCAGTGTCCACATGGACCGCTCCGCGACTTACCTGATGCGCATAGGCAACCAGACGCAGAGAGTGAAAGTAGGAAGTAGACAGTAG
- a CDS encoding InlB B-repeat-containing protein, with protein MTSRFLFSISAALLAGTAATAASITPQQPALSDGCYQISSAEELYGFAAIVNGTDGFAKNKSACGKLLKDIVVNTDVLYASGSLKDENAASFVPWNPIDSFAGTFDGNGHTIAGLYRDVSDEDDAKDVGFIRTLVGNPDGETVIKNLGIIDSYFAVKSLYVDEVVGIFAAKVVDSDASDNKDSHVKILNCFNMSSGNYGGSRFINHLLYEIDERVSVTIENCYNVRGEKIHGSNYGLLVVKNSFVLGSNEQDEKGGIKTANETQFENGTVARALHEGTDGSIWGQDVGTDDYPNFSGEIKNSAAARYSVTFHTFNGDTASYFDSYISGFNTALPDTVEKENTVFFGWYDNSAFDGNPYKVIKDTAKGNLEYWAKLKNRFNIYFHCGEGRFDGDWNTSSLISEISREDTIFNYIEGAQASLPYTGLSNEGYVFSGWYDNEELTGVPVDSIVGTDVGDKHFYASWFKISKPERDVADNCYAISDKAELYGFAAMVRGTYGDGQASQPNLCGKLTKDIVVNENVLKRNGTLDSSRMSTFMQWTPITVFSGTFDGQGHKISGLYGSPLFGSIYAGEAGKPVVIRNVKVNDSYGASSGLVSYVNDSTILSMDNCHYSGFVYGWHDNVAGGLINRSYGYINMFNSSFEGIIFSDALMFVGGLVGESYTNLVLMQSYMKGTINLVNTMQMVGSNTYSRLYGAGTLVGHMTGHAFIANNYSITDFTGETPRGHAGGLIGSLSLSRVLVSRTDVVEYRILRSFVLNNYNKGSMPADADITDLSEQVVVDNNFYLGGGLSDSCGATPVAEAAFTDGTLQNALHDYVQKDSSGNAVAQGITGDIWTQGAEYPEFAQPEKINAVVLEGDTLGVLNSPILVYKPGQTFELPPLEHGSIIFKGWYATPDFSGDTVVGIAATDAGDKVFYADWDIAKFQVAVGSNSPGGRVGLRANGSTNFSQYVSSTVPYGTTVTASADAYDGYVFVEWNNDICGKKATCTFTVTEDIAFTASFDKLSSSSAASSSSVASSSSVSSSSSAKPVSSSVQSSSSSAKSSSSVKSSSSRAKSSSSKAKSSSSKAKSSSSKGKDAIVAAAQVPQFMLTAVGRDIQVAGARVGAAYAVLDMQGRVIANGHVNASNFTIRMDRSATYLVRIGNQTQRVVIRD; from the coding sequence ATGACTTCAAGATTTTTGTTTTCTATTTCTGCGGCACTCCTTGCCGGAACCGCCGCCACCGCGGCAAGCATCACTCCCCAGCAGCCGGCGCTATCGGATGGCTGCTACCAGATTTCGAGCGCAGAGGAACTCTACGGCTTTGCCGCCATCGTGAACGGGACGGACGGATTCGCGAAGAACAAGTCCGCCTGCGGCAAACTCCTGAAGGATATCGTCGTGAACACGGATGTCCTCTATGCATCGGGATCCCTTAAAGACGAAAATGCTGCAAGTTTTGTTCCGTGGAACCCCATCGACAGTTTCGCGGGAACCTTCGACGGGAACGGGCACACCATCGCTGGCCTGTACAGGGACGTGTCCGACGAAGATGACGCCAAGGATGTCGGCTTCATCCGCACTCTCGTGGGAAATCCCGACGGGGAGACGGTGATAAAGAATCTAGGAATAATTGATTCCTACTTCGCGGTGAAAAGCTTGTACGTTGACGAGGTGGTAGGAATTTTTGCTGCCAAGGTGGTCGATTCCGATGCGAGCGACAACAAGGATTCCCATGTGAAAATCCTGAATTGCTTTAATATGTCGTCGGGCAATTACGGCGGTAGCAGGTTCATCAATCATCTGTTGTACGAAATTGACGAGCGTGTATCCGTCACAATCGAAAACTGCTACAATGTGCGCGGCGAAAAAATCCACGGATCGAATTACGGCTTGCTTGTCGTCAAGAATTCCTTTGTTCTGGGTTCGAATGAACAGGATGAAAAAGGGGGCATCAAGACCGCGAACGAGACACAGTTTGAAAACGGGACCGTGGCGCGCGCCCTGCACGAAGGGACCGACGGCTCTATTTGGGGTCAGGATGTCGGGACGGATGACTATCCGAACTTCTCGGGCGAAATCAAGAATTCCGCGGCGGCCAGGTACAGTGTGACGTTCCATACGTTCAATGGCGACACGGCCTCTTATTTCGACAGCTATATCTCCGGATTCAATACGGCCTTGCCCGATACCGTCGAAAAGGAAAACACGGTTTTCTTCGGCTGGTACGACAATTCCGCATTTGACGGAAACCCGTATAAGGTTATCAAGGATACGGCGAAAGGGAATCTCGAATATTGGGCGAAACTCAAGAACCGTTTCAATATCTATTTCCATTGCGGTGAAGGGAGATTTGATGGCGACTGGAATACAAGTAGCCTGATAAGCGAGATTTCGCGTGAAGACACGATTTTCAACTATATAGAAGGGGCCCAGGCATCGCTTCCATATACCGGCCTATCAAATGAGGGCTACGTTTTCTCTGGTTGGTATGATAACGAGGAATTGACGGGAGTGCCGGTTGATTCCATTGTAGGGACGGATGTGGGCGATAAGCATTTCTATGCATCCTGGTTCAAGATAAGCAAACCGGAGCGGGATGTTGCGGACAATTGCTATGCCATTTCGGACAAGGCGGAACTTTACGGTTTTGCGGCCATGGTCAGAGGGACGTATGGCGATGGGCAGGCTTCGCAGCCTAACCTTTGCGGCAAGCTCACGAAGGATATCGTGGTCAACGAGAATGTCTTGAAGCGCAACGGAACGCTTGACAGCTCCAGGATGTCGACGTTCATGCAGTGGACTCCGATAACTGTTTTCAGTGGGACGTTCGATGGGCAGGGGCATAAGATTTCCGGCCTGTATGGATCGCCGTTGTTCGGTTCCATTTATGCGGGCGAAGCCGGAAAACCGGTTGTCATCCGCAACGTGAAGGTGAACGATTCTTACGGAGCTAGTAGCGGTCTAGTGAGTTATGTCAATGACAGTACGATCTTATCTATGGACAATTGCCACTATAGCGGCTTTGTTTATGGTTGGCACGATAATGTGGCGGGTGGTCTTATTAATAGATCTTACGGCTACATCAATATGTTTAACAGCAGTTTTGAGGGAATCATTTTCTCCGACGCCCTTATGTTCGTGGGCGGCCTTGTAGGGGAATCCTACACCAACCTGGTTCTCATGCAGAGTTATATGAAGGGTACCATAAACCTTGTGAATACCATGCAAATGGTGGGGAGCAATACATATTCTAGGCTTTATGGCGCTGGCACCCTTGTTGGCCATATGACCGGCCATGCCTTTATAGCGAACAATTACAGCATCACCGATTTTACGGGAGAGACCCCGAGGGGCCATGCGGGCGGGCTGATTGGAAGCTTGAGTCTCTCGAGAGTGCTGGTCAGTAGGACGGATGTCGTTGAATACCGTATATTGCGCTCCTTTGTCCTCAACAACTACAATAAGGGATCTATGCCTGCAGATGCCGATATTACTGATTTAAGCGAACAAGTGGTTGTCGACAACAATTTCTATTTGGGGGGTGGCTTGTCGGATTCCTGCGGAGCGACTCCCGTTGCGGAAGCCGCCTTCACGGATGGCACTTTGCAAAACGCCCTCCACGATTACGTCCAGAAAGACAGCTCCGGCAATGCGGTCGCGCAGGGCATCACCGGCGATATCTGGACCCAGGGCGCAGAATATCCCGAATTCGCCCAGCCGGAAAAGATTAACGCAGTTGTTCTCGAAGGGGATACCTTGGGCGTCCTCAATAGCCCCATTCTCGTTTACAAGCCGGGTCAAACCTTCGAGCTGCCGCCGCTTGAACATGGGAGTATCATATTCAAAGGTTGGTATGCCACGCCGGACTTCTCTGGCGATACAGTTGTCGGCATTGCCGCAACGGATGCGGGTGACAAGGTTTTCTATGCGGATTGGGACATTGCGAAATTCCAGGTGGCCGTCGGTTCGAACTCGCCCGGTGGCAGGGTAGGGTTAAGGGCAAACGGCAGCACTAACTTCTCGCAATATGTTTCCAGCACGGTCCCGTATGGGACCACAGTGACTGCGAGCGCGGATGCGTATGATGGTTATGTTTTTGTAGAATGGAACAATGACATTTGTGGCAAAAAGGCGACTTGTACGTTCACCGTGACGGAAGACATTGCGTTTACTGCGTCCTTCGATAAACTGAGCAGCAGTTCTGCGGCCTCGAGCAGCTCTGTGGCGTCCAGCTCCAGCGTCTCTTCGAGCAGTTCTGCAAAGCCCGTTTCCAGCAGCGTGCAATCGAGTTCCAGCTCCGCCAAGTCCAGCAGTTCTGTGAAATCCAGTTCGAGCCGCGCCAAGTCCAGCTCCAGCAAGGCTAAGAGCAGTTCTAGCAAGGCCAAGTCGAGTTCCAGCAAGGGCAAGGATGCAATTGTTGCTGCTGCCCAGGTGCCGCAGTTCATGCTCACGGCTGTGGGCCGCGATATCCAGGTGGCCGGTGCCCGCGTGGGGGCTGCCTATGCTGTGCTCGACATGCAGGGCCGCGTGATTGCCAACGGCCATGTAAATGCCTCGAATTTCACTATCCGCATGGATCGCTCTGCGACGTACCTGGTGCGTATCGGCAATCAGACGCAGAGAGTGGTAATTAGGGATTAG